A genomic stretch from Marinobacter fonticola includes:
- a CDS encoding CBS domain-containing protein: protein MRSLKASDVMWNHIEPIRCGTPLTRVVETLLQNHVTGLPVVDAKRHVLGFVSEQDCIHSLLVTSYHSEGEPVVDDVMTKSPVTISPEEAVVDLAQRLERDKPKVYPVVEGGRLLGIVTRTAILAALAKVRDGTQASRSTPQD, encoded by the coding sequence TTCACTTAAAGCCAGTGATGTGATGTGGAATCACATCGAACCGATCCGTTGCGGTACGCCGTTGACACGGGTGGTGGAAACGTTGCTGCAAAACCATGTCACCGGGCTGCCGGTGGTGGATGCCAAGCGTCATGTGCTGGGCTTCGTCTCGGAGCAGGACTGCATCCATTCGCTGCTGGTCACCAGCTACCATAGCGAGGGTGAGCCTGTGGTCGACGACGTTATGACTAAGTCGCCGGTGACCATTTCGCCGGAAGAGGCGGTGGTCGACCTGGCTCAGCGCCTGGAACGCGATAAGCCAAAAGTCTACCCGGTGGTCGAAGGCGGCCGCTTGTTGGGTATCGTCACCCGTACGGCGATATTGGCGGCGCTGGCAAAGGTTCGAGACGGTACGCAGGCGTCACGTTCCACGCCGCAGGACTAA
- a CDS encoding S-(hydroxymethyl)glutathione dehydrogenase/class III alcohol dehydrogenase — MKSRAAVAWEAGKPLVIEDIDVEGPKAGEVLVRVVATGVCHTDAYSLSGADPEGNFPVILGHEGGAIVEEVGPGVTSVKPGDHVIPLYTPECGECKFCRSGKTNLCGAIRATQGQGLMPDGTSRFSMNGKQIKHYMGTSTFSEYTVMPEIAVAKVSKEAPLDKVCLLGCGITTGIGAVLNTAKVEPGSSVAIFGMGGIGLSVVQGAVMAKAERIICVDINEDKFEMARMLGATDFVNPSKFDRPIQEVLVEMTDGGVDYSFECIGKVDVMRSALECCHKGWGESVIIGVAGAGEEISTRPFQLVTGRVWRGSAFGGVKGRTELPGYVERYMRGEIQIDPMVTHTMGLEDINKAFELMHEGKSIRSVVLF; from the coding sequence ATGAAGTCAAGAGCCGCTGTTGCCTGGGAGGCCGGCAAGCCATTGGTGATCGAAGATATCGACGTCGAGGGTCCGAAGGCCGGTGAAGTCCTGGTGCGCGTTGTCGCCACGGGGGTTTGTCATACCGATGCCTATAGTCTCTCCGGCGCCGATCCCGAAGGCAACTTCCCGGTCATTCTCGGCCACGAGGGCGGCGCCATCGTCGAGGAGGTCGGCCCCGGCGTGACCTCCGTCAAACCCGGCGACCATGTGATTCCGCTGTATACGCCGGAGTGTGGCGAGTGCAAGTTCTGCCGCTCCGGTAAAACCAACCTGTGCGGGGCGATCCGCGCCACGCAGGGGCAGGGCCTGATGCCGGACGGCACGTCGCGCTTCTCCATGAACGGCAAGCAGATCAAGCACTACATGGGCACCTCCACCTTTTCCGAGTACACGGTGATGCCGGAAATCGCCGTGGCCAAAGTGAGTAAGGAAGCGCCCTTGGATAAGGTCTGCCTGTTGGGTTGCGGCATTACCACCGGGATCGGTGCCGTACTGAATACCGCCAAGGTAGAGCCGGGCTCCAGTGTCGCCATTTTCGGCATGGGCGGCATTGGCCTTAGCGTCGTGCAAGGGGCGGTGATGGCCAAGGCTGAGCGAATCATCTGCGTCGATATCAACGAAGACAAGTTCGAGATGGCCCGCATGCTCGGCGCCACCGACTTCGTCAACCCCTCGAAATTCGACCGTCCCATCCAGGAAGTTCTGGTAGAAATGACCGATGGCGGCGTGGACTACTCGTTCGAGTGTATCGGCAAGGTCGACGTCATGCGCTCCGCCCTGGAGTGTTGCCACAAAGGCTGGGGCGAGTCCGTGATCATCGGCGTGGCCGGTGCCGGCGAGGAAATCAGCACCCGGCCGTTTCAGTTGGTGACTGGCCGGGTCTGGCGCGGTAGCGCATTCGGCGGCGTCAAGGGCCGCACCGAGTTGCCCGGCTACGTCGAGCGCTACATGCGTGGTGAAATCCAGATAGACCCGATGGTCACCCACACCATGGGGCTGGAGGATATCAACAAGGCTTTCGAGCTGATGCACGAAGGTAAAAGCATCCGCTCTGTCGTACTGTTCTAA
- the fghA gene encoding S-formylglutathione hydrolase yields the protein MELLSSNRCFDGEHRRYRHRSDVLDCDMVFAVYLPPLARKQPVPVLYWLSGLTCTDENFMQKAGAQKRAAELGLAIVCPDTSPRGVELPGEDDSYDFGSGAGFYVNATQEPWSKHYRMYDYVVSELPSLVEANLPVTGKRSISGHSMGGHGALVAALRNPGRYQSVSAFAPICHPTACPWGQKAFLGYLGSDENAWAQYDATLLIPQARERLPLMIDQGTGDQFLEEQLHPESLAEACETAHHPISLRMHSGYDHSYFFIASFIDEHLDHHAKALGLR from the coding sequence ATGGAACTGTTGTCATCCAACCGTTGCTTCGATGGCGAACATCGCCGCTACCGTCATCGTTCGGACGTGCTGGACTGCGATATGGTCTTCGCCGTCTACCTGCCGCCACTGGCACGCAAACAGCCAGTGCCGGTGTTGTACTGGCTCTCCGGCCTGACGTGTACGGACGAGAACTTCATGCAAAAAGCCGGTGCCCAGAAACGGGCGGCCGAGCTGGGCCTCGCGATTGTCTGCCCGGACACCAGTCCGCGCGGCGTGGAGCTGCCGGGGGAAGACGACAGCTACGATTTTGGCAGCGGCGCCGGCTTTTACGTGAATGCCACCCAGGAGCCCTGGTCGAAGCACTACCGGATGTACGACTACGTGGTCAGCGAGCTGCCGTCGCTGGTGGAGGCGAACCTGCCGGTCACCGGCAAACGCTCGATCAGCGGGCATTCCATGGGGGGACACGGCGCCTTGGTCGCGGCGCTCCGGAATCCGGGCCGCTATCAGTCCGTCTCGGCGTTCGCACCGATCTGCCATCCCACGGCCTGTCCCTGGGGGCAAAAGGCCTTCCTGGGGTACCTGGGCAGCGACGAGAACGCCTGGGCGCAGTACGACGCCACCCTGCTGATTCCCCAGGCGAGAGAGCGCCTACCGCTGATGATCGATCAGGGCACCGGGGATCAGTTTCTGGAAGAGCAACTGCACCCGGAGTCTTTGGCAGAAGCCTGCGAGACCGCGCACCACCCGATCTCGTTGCGGATGCACAGCGGTTACGATCACAGCTACTTCTTCATTGCTTCGTTCATCGACGAGCATCTGGACCACCACGCCAAGGCGTTGGGGCTACGTTAG